One Vespula pensylvanica isolate Volc-1 chromosome 1, ASM1446617v1, whole genome shotgun sequence genomic region harbors:
- the LOC122629207 gene encoding dentin sialophosphoprotein-like gives MASYRNYGDTSAYRSNRSGLGVGTGTFTRNASSGSTLATCRTTYTGIASNSIRDSTKDGTVSGYGSSFLKKDRGEKKGTLKYSCSKEIEKNRLHSEKVEDVRSKSPLSDSRSLLFEKYSYSSSKNVERPCSVLDRYNRRSSREKSKESEGISRYNSSTYPGTGLSRNYSNSSTEGRGDRKERSEHPPVSYRTLRTNSGRTSRETSPDVSVGKGNSFRVYSRPPSSYSRAGSSGSTSTEYSSTPISSKFSLTTSSRFSLPSRSNERIPTAISYSGSDRYRTSSSNNKEFSTSAKAKVEGCSKGDVKSEEDLQDETCRNWKDCETENRLEELESCVAMISRGTSPTPPSSSSFIRNRRADMGTIVQKERTRCRRKIEKKNQEVQCDRSEEAPRFSRFGGSARVSGAGWSSYLDKFSSTSSTSSGNSTVYSSRNFNTATASSGASGNCTRIGGFAFSRANENSTTSRNDQAPKVSSTCNQELDNNHHNREQNREAVTKHDILAFSRNNNETSLQAANLETVSRVSPSFNEEVDMIIRDQKDENKCIDRDQIGERKDETKADRLPSPRTAFHSIDVPDNPRLKRSPDYSKNSRASSTSKSEEMEEKSPSLQRLNGAFHKNDRKLSRTSSKTECSKPIQAVPRERRDSTAKSENSLSLRNADSSKLFDAYPQEQKHETPSSKKESLSSSSQSRSTTPQSRSGSTKSVPRQMRRADSSEGSAASLPTGRSKSSSAGSMTSQGSKIKTPTPSSSSSSRSQSQSVAKLSTAGGCSGTSSVNSRRGSSPDARGKPPVPKNESSERVGSKTVITGKYINKDFRKSSLNMENGDPSRSKYERMKKQRSMSVSSQDSEANLEGIRQLMAPSSSSVSLKSTGSKTRIPSSGSKTSSSSSSSSSSSLRRNDSSDSPKRETSRNDTKLVSSLSSERNLPRSEKSESTDSSDSNSSSSSSSEEDAEDRQQNVAARRWRGRKDSRWLICEKKVEKMSAGSPRTSVPASSADENSLSVEKPPRPPSSPRSSPRSSPRPSSRSSPRSRSDRSGKTDEAKSFLMRALAPVTNLFKSKNQDSTCESVKSGGWPNSNEENPDMTKKSTSFSRSVTQGSSKSLGFPHSERISDKDRDSKTRIERQSSGERPWWLDPNSDNVPEGVERVSGYNDDISQETTISTVLPDDGKFKPRVWRQESGERAWWLEENDATSENGKKETSLSSSRSKKSSSRDNSKSKDRPRCIGHQRSGERAWWMSDDPESVPEGIEVIVVPPTCEANSLEKLEVDRKSSKKIRHIESGERAWWMDSSSNVPEGVIKIPVETSNGTSDSSESFERIDIGVDPEPETYTRRSLSKFPIEFPPPPSYEPLGDRASPEGIENPPAPPDNYHGRISPYDNVRSPSRRSSPRKPTSSSLHFFIGEYTNIDDLLGTTTTTTNQRNSPILCRSRRQGRLEEESTEDTSECEEIDATQVIIHDSTPKTPVIQRRNREQESFQDRTQPDGYIPLADPSTVGYFHPSGVLLSQRKERIGKGNYKKKSFHLAGQTSFDDNKFVASFFRKTISCHESGYLLFKKPSLRSPFSPSTTEKKLIRLLRILLLTISSFWNRKYTSMYLE, from the exons ATGGCGTCTTATAGGAACTAT GGTGACACTAGCGCTTACAGGAGTAATAGAAGTGGACTTGGCGTTGGTACGGGTACATTTACCAGAAATGCATCGAGCGGAAGCACTTTAGCAACTTGCAGGACGACCTACACTGGTATTGCTTCCAATTCTATTCGAGATAGTACAAAAGATGGAACAGTTTCTGGATATGGAAGTTCTTTCTTGAAGAAGGACAGAGGCGAGAAGAAAGGCACATTGAAATATTCGT GTagcaaagagatagaaaagaatagattACATTcggaaaaagtagaagatgTTAGATCAAAGAGTCCCTTATCCGATAGTAGATCATTACTCTTCGAAAAGTACTCCTATTCAAGCAGTAAGAACGTCGAAAGGCCATGTTCCGTCTTGGATAGATACAATCGTAGATCTTCCCGTGAAAAGAGCAAAGAATCGGAAGGAATATCGCGGTACAATTCCAGTACATATCCTGGCACGGGATTAAGTAGGAACTATAGCAATAGCAGTACGGAAGGAAGAGGCGATAGGAAGGAGAGAAGCGAGCATCCACCCGTTTCCTACAGGACTCTACGGACGAATTCAGGAAGAACGTCTCGAGAAACGAGTCCAGACGTTAGCGTTGGAAAAGGAAATTCTTTCCGAGTTTATTCGAGACCACCATCGTCTTATTCTCGTGCTGGATCCAGCGGGA GTACATCGACGGAATACAGTTCGACTccgatttcttcgaaattcaGTTTGACGACGAGTTCTCGATTTTCGTTACCTTCTAGAAGCAACGAACGAATACCGACAGCCATTAGCTACTCTGGATCGGACAGGTATCGAACTTCCAGTAGCAATAACAAAGAATTTTCTACTTCGGCGAAGGCAAAAGTTGAAGGGTGTTCGAAAGGAGATGTCAAATCCGAGGAGGATTTGCAGGATGAAACGTGTAGAAATTGGAAAGATTGTGAGACTGAGAACAGACTCGAAGAGTTGGAAAGTTGCGTTGCGATGATAAGTAGGGGTACTTCACCAACGCCACCTTCTTCGTCGAGTTTCATAAGAAACAGGAGAGCAGATATGGGGACGATCgtgcaaaaagaaaggacaagaTGCCGAaggaagattgaaaaaaagaatcaagagGTTCAATGCGATCGTAGCGAAGAAGCACCGAGATTTTCAAGGTTTGGTGGAAGTGCTAGAGTTTCAGGAGCTGGTTGGTCATCTTATCtagataaattttcatcgacgtCTTCGACGTCGTCTGGAAATTCCACGGTTTACTCTTCGAGAAATTTCAACACGGCGACTGCCAGCAGCGGTGCTTCGGGAAATTGCACGAGAATCGGCGGCTTCGCATTTTCGAGAGCTAACGAGAATTCCACGACTTCCCGAAACGATCAAGCTCCCAAAGTATCTTCGACGTGTAATCAAGAACTTGATAATAATCACCATAATAGAGAACAGAATAGAGAGGCCGTTACGAAGCACGATATTCTCGCTTTCTCGAGAAACAACAATGAAACTTCTTTACAAGCTGCTAACCTCGAAACCGTCTCGAGAGTATCGCCCAGCTTCAACGAAGAAGTCGACATGATCATTAGAGATCAAAAGGATGAAAACAAGTGTATCGACAGAGATCAAATTGGCGAGAGGAAGGACGAGACGAAGGCCGATCGTCTGCCAAGTCCAAGAACAGCGTTCCATTCCATCGATGTTCCTGATAATCCTCGACTCAAGCGTTCTCCAGATTATTCGAAGAATAGTAGAGCTAGTAGCACGTCTAAGAGCGaggagatggaagaaaaaagtccATCTTTGCAACGGTTAAACGGAGCCTTTCacaaaaacgatagaaaactTTCGAGGACATCTTCGAAGACGGAATGTTCGAAACCCATCCAAGCTGTCccacgagaaagaagagattctACTGCTAAATCAGAGAACAGTCTATCCTTGAGAAATGCGGATTCTTCGAAGCTATTCGATGCTTATCCTCAAGAACAGAAGCATGAGACCCCGTCGTCTAAAAAGGAATCTCTTTCAAG CTCCTCTCAGAGCCGCTCCACGACACCACAGTCTCGTAGTGGTTCGACGAAGAGCGTGCCTCGACAGATGAGGCGAGCGGACTCTTCCGAAGGATCCGCCGCGAGTTTGCCAACTGGCAGATCCAAGTCATCGTCGGCCGGCTCGATGACGAGTCAGGGATCAAAAATAAAGACACCAACGCCGTCATCGTCTTCCAGCTCTCGATCGCAGTCGCAGTCCGTCGCCAAATTATCTACTGCTGGCGGATGTTCCGGCACATCGTCAGTGAATTCGCGACGAGGGAGCTCTCCGGACGCACGAGGGAAACCACCTGTGCCAAAGAATGAAAGTAGCGAACGCGTTGGCTCTAAGACTGTCATCACTGGTAAATACATTAACAAGGATTTCAGGAAGTCGAGCTTGAACATGGAGAATGGTGATCCTTCGCGTTCCAAAtacgagagaatgaaaaagcaaagaagtaTGTCTGTCAGTTCACAAGATTCTGAAGCAAATTTGGAGGGAATTCGACAATTGATGGCACCTTCATCCTCATCGGTATCTCTGAAATCGACGGGATCGAAAACAAGAATACCTTCGAGCGGATCGAAGACTtcgtcatcgtcttcgtcttcctcaTCGTCTTCACTTCGAAGAAACGACTCGAGCGACTCGCCTAAGCGCGAGACATCGAGAAACGATACGAAATTAGTCTCCTCCTTATCCAGCGAGAGAAATCTCCCGAGATCGGAAAAATCTGAGTCAACCGATAGCAGTGATTCCAATTCTTCGAGTTCTTCCAGTAGCGAGGAAGATGCGGAAGATCGACAACAAAACGTTGCTGCTAGGCGATGGAGAGGACGAAAAGATTCGAGATGGCTGATTTGCGAGAAGAAAGTTGAAAAGATGAGTGCTGGATCACCGAGAACTAGTGTGCCTGCATCCTCGGCTGACGAAAATTCCCTAAGTGTGGAGAAACCACCTAGACCACCTTCCAGTCCAAGATCGAGTCCTAGATCGAGTCCTAGGCCTAGTTCAAGATCGAGTCCTAGATCAAGAAGCGATCGTTCGGGAAAAACGGACGAAGCAAAATCCTTCCTGATGAGAGCTCTGGCGCCGGTGACGAATCTCTTTAAAAGCAAGAATCAAGACTCCACTTGTGAGTCCGTAAAATCAGGTGGTTGGCCAAATTCCAACGAAGAGAATCCCGATATGACGAAGAAGTCTACGTCTTTCTCGAGATCCGTTACGCAAGGTTCATCGAAGTCTCTTGGTTTTCCACATTCCGAGAGGATTTCTGATAAGGATCGCGATTCCAAGACTAGAATCGAACGTCAGTCGTCCGGCGAGAGACCTTGGTGGTTGGATCCAAATTCCGATAACGTGCCTGAGGGTGTTGAAAGGGTCAGCGGATATAACGACGATATCAGCCAGGAAACTACCATCAGTACCGTCCTACCTGACGATG gGAAATTCAAGCCAAGAGTATGGCGTCAGGAGTCCGGAGAAAGAGCTTGGTGGTTAGAAGAGAACGATGCTACTTCTGAGaatgggaaaaaagaaacgagccTATCATCcagtcgatcgaaaaaaagttCGAGCCGTGATAACAGTAAATCGAAAGATCGTCCAAGATGCATCGGACATCAACGATCTGGCGAAAGAGCTTGGTGGATGAGCGATGATCCAGAAAGTGTTCCAGAGGGTATTGAAGTGATCGTCGTGCCACCTACCTGCGAAGCTAATAGTCTTGAGAAACTTGAGGTTGATCGTAAGAGTTCAAAGAAAATCAGACACATTGAGTCCGGTGAAAGAGCTTGGTGGATGGACAGCAGCTCAAACGTTCCCGAAGGAGTCATCAAGATCCCGGTTGAAACTTCCAACGGTACTTCGGACTCCTCCGAGTCTTTCGAAAGAATAGACATAGGTGTTGACCCCGAGCCTGAAACATACACCCGGAGAAGCCTCTCTAAATTCCCTATCGAGTTTCCACCGCCACCGAGCTACGAACCGTTGGGAGATCGAGCTAGTCCCGAAGGG ATAGAGAATCCACCAGCTCCACCGGATAACTATCATGGAAGGATCTCGCCTTACGACAATGTTCGATCACCTTCTCGTAGATCGTCGCCAAGGAAACCGACCTCATCTAGTTTACATTTCTTCATTGGAGAGTACACGAACATCGACGATCTTTTAGgtacaacaacgacgacgacgaatcaACGAAATAGTCCAATTTTGTGTCGTTCTCGTAGACAGGGTAGACTCGAAGAGG AATCTACCGAGGATACTTCCGAATGTGAAGAAATAGATGCAACGCAAGTGATCATTCACGATAGCACACCAAAAACTCCAGTGATACAGCGAAGGAACAG agaaCAAGAGTCTTTTCAAGATAGAACACAACCAGACGGATACATACCG CTTGCAGATCCGTCCACTGTTGGATACTTCCATCCCTCGGGAGTTCTCTTATCccaacgaaaagagagaattggAAAAGGAAACTACAAAAAGAAGTCATTCCACTTGGCTGGGCAAACTTCGTTCGACGACAACAAATTCGTGGCAAGCTTCTTTCGCAAAACAATTTCCTGCCACGAGAGTGGATATCTCCTCTTCAAGAAACCTTCTTTACGTTCTCcattttctccttctactaCAGAGAAAAAACTTATCCGACTTCTTCGAATTCTGCTTTTAACGATATCGAGCTTTTGGAATCGTAAATATACTTCGATGTATCtcgagtaa